From Paenibacillus sp.:
GTAAGTTCGTTATATAACCGGTAGTCGTCGCCCGTAAAGCTCGCGTTCATGCTCCGCTCCATCAGCGAAGAGTTCAGCAGATGCGTCACGGAATGCGCGGCCGTCCCGAGAATTTGTTCCATCGTTAACCGCACTTGAACGAGAAGCTGCATATTTTCCCGTTTCGTTTGCTCTTGCGTCATATCCAATGAGGTTCTATAGGAATAGATGCCTAGCGCGAGAAGCGGAAGACTCGTTAAGAGACAGCCGAATAAGACGAGTTTTATGAAGAAAGTGCCTGACAGCGCTTTCATTATAGGCATGCTTCATACCGCCATCTTCTAGATTTTGAGAATTATTATATCATGAATCCATGGGTTCCGCCTGTACGCAATATACGGATAATCCTTCCTTATTATCTGCATTGCTGGACGAGCGGGCTATGGCTTTGGAGAAGGTCCGCTAAGGCGGGCCTTTTTCGTTTGTCCATTTGTGATAGAATGAGAAAAAGACGAGGTGCCACTAACATGTTGCCATTACAAAGGAAACAAGCGTTAATCGCCTACTTGGCCGAAATAGGCGCAGCTACATTGAAAGAGTTAAGCGACCGTTTCGGCGTCTCGGAGATGACCATTCGCCGCGATTTAAACGAGCTGGAGCAGGAACACCGGATACGCCGTTCTCATGGCGGTGCCGTCTATCTGCAGCCGGAGCAGGACATCGGCCAGGACGAGCCGGAGCTGACGACCAAACAGGTAAGCAACCGGGACGTCAAGGACCGGCTGGCGGCATATGCCGCGCAGAAGTTTGTGCGCAGCGGCGACACCGTTGTGCTGGAGAACGGTACGACGGTATCCCGCATGGCCGAGCGACTGGGCCATCTGGATCAGCTGACGCTGCTCACGAACGGCATCGAAACGCTGAATCGGTTCCGGCCCTTCGCAACCGACAAGCGGCTGATCATTAGCTGCGGAGGGATGTTCAGGGACATATCCGGCACGTTCGTCGGTCCGGTGGCGGAGGAATTTTTCGCCCGCTATCATGCCGACACGGTCTTCTTGTCCGCGCTCGGTTATACGCACGAGGCGGGTTTTACCGATCCGAATCTAATGGATACGCAAGTCAAAAAACAAATGATCCGCTCCGCCAAGAAGGTCGTGATGCTGCTCGATTCTTCGAAATTCGGCCAACGTTATTTCTCTCCGGTCGCGACCCTGACGGACATTCATGTTCTTGTAACGGATAACGGCGTAAAACAAGAGGATCGGGAACGCATCGAGGAGAGCGGCGTGGAGCTTCACATCGTCTAGAGCCTGCGGCGCCGGTGTCGGGATAAAGGGTGTAAGAATTGATGTTCCGGATGTTAATTTGTGTTCGTTTATGATACATTATGATAAACCAACACAAGGGAGATGCATCCGTTCTATGTCATCACGCTATGATAAAGAGCCTTTTATCGCGATTCGGGGATGGGAGCACGAGGCGTGGGAGGGGTACGAGACGATCAAGCGCGAGCTCGATGCCGCA
This genomic window contains:
- a CDS encoding DeoR/GlpR family DNA-binding transcription regulator, translated to MLPLQRKQALIAYLAEIGAATLKELSDRFGVSEMTIRRDLNELEQEHRIRRSHGGAVYLQPEQDIGQDEPELTTKQVSNRDVKDRLAAYAAQKFVRSGDTVVLENGTTVSRMAERLGHLDQLTLLTNGIETLNRFRPFATDKRLIISCGGMFRDISGTFVGPVAEEFFARYHADTVFLSALGYTHEAGFTDPNLMDTQVKKQMIRSAKKVVMLLDSSKFGQRYFSPVATLTDIHVLVTDNGVKQEDRERIEESGVELHIV